TAAAAATGAGGCATCTTGTTCTTTCTGTCCTATTGGTGGTTTCCATTGGAATGGCTACTGCTGTATCTGTAAATAAGCTTTTTGCTGATGAATGGAATCTATACAAGGTGggttttgtaattttaatttattaggTACATTTGTTAACTAGACTTCTTGTCACAGGATGTCCATTCTAAGTCATACACAGAATTTGAGGAGAAATTCCGCCAGAAGGTGTACATGGAAAACCGCCACAAAATTGCTCGTCATAATGCCAGATTCCAGAAAGGAGAAGTAACCTACAGCATGGAAATGAACCACTTTGGGGACTTGGTATTAATGGATGAGTTACTTGTTCAGTCCAAATATTCAATGTTACTCTTTTTGTTGTAGCTTCATCATGAGTTTGTTGCAGTTATGAATGGATTTAAGGGCAAAAATTTTACCAAGTCTGGTGAGGGTGCATTTTTTATGGAAGCAGCTAATGTAGTCATCCCAGATTCGGTCGACTGGCGTACTCAAGGAGCTGTAACTGAAGTAAAGGATCAGGGCCAATGTGGATCCTGCTGGGCATTCTCATCGGTAAAAATAACTAAAgcactttctctttctcttttactaaatatttttacttttaaagaCTGGTGCTCTTGAGGGTCAAAACTTCCGCAAGTCAGGAAAGCTCGTGTCTCTGAGTGAACAGAACCTAATTGACTGCAGTGgtaaatatggaaatgaaggtTGCAACGGTGGACTAATGGATCAAGCTTTCCAGTACATCAAGGATAACAAGGGAATCGATACCGAAGACTCTTACCCTTATGAAGCTGAGG
The sequence above is a segment of the Daphnia pulex isolate KAP4 chromosome 11, ASM2113471v1 genome. Coding sequences within it:
- the LOC124207542 gene encoding procathepsin L-like; this translates as MRHLVLSVLLVVSIGMATAVSVNKLFADEWNLYKDVHSKSYTEFEEKFRQKVYMENRHKIARHNARFQKGEVTYSMEMNHFGDLLHHEFVAVMNGFKGKNFTKSGEGAFFMEAANVVIPDSVDWRTQGAVTEVKDQGQCGSCWAFSSTGALEGQNFRKSGKLVSLSEQNLIDCSGKYGNEGCNGGLMDQAFQYIKDNKGIDTEDSYPYEAEDDTCRYNPKNRGAVDSGFVDIPSGNEAKLMAALATIGPVSIAIDASHESFQFYSAGIYFEPECSSDDLDHGVLVVGYGKDKAGKDYWLVKNSWSEKWGDKGYIKIARNRKNHCGVATAASYPIV